One part of the Lapillicoccus jejuensis genome encodes these proteins:
- the rplS gene encoding 50S ribosomal protein L19 — MHKLDAVDHGSLRDDVPAFRAGDTLKVHVKVIEGTRSRVQVFQGVVIRRHGGGIGETFTVRKVSFGVGVERTFPVHTPIIDHIEVVTRGDVRRAKLYYLRGLRGKAAKIKEKRDSIPVKGEARK, encoded by the coding sequence ATGCACAAGCTCGACGCCGTCGACCACGGCTCGCTGCGGGACGACGTCCCCGCCTTCCGCGCCGGTGACACCCTCAAGGTGCACGTCAAGGTCATCGAGGGCACGCGCTCGCGCGTCCAGGTCTTCCAGGGCGTCGTCATCCGCCGCCACGGCGGTGGCATCGGCGAGACCTTCACCGTCCGCAAGGTGTCCTTCGGCGTCGGCGTGGAGCGCACCTTCCCGGTGCACACCCCGATCATTGACCACATCGAGGTCGTCACCCGCGGTGACGTGCGCCGCGCCAAGCTGTACTACCTGCGCGGGCTCCGCGGCAAGGCCGCCAAGATCAAGGAGAAGCGCGACTCGATCCCGGTCAAGGGCGAGGCCAGGAAGTGA
- a CDS encoding RNA-binding protein — protein MLEEALEHLVKGIVDHADEVVVRRKELRRGELLEVRVHPDDLGRVIGRSGRTASALRTVLGALAGGHPVRIDIVDTDRV, from the coding sequence GTGCTGGAGGAGGCTCTCGAGCACCTCGTCAAGGGCATCGTCGACCACGCCGACGAGGTCGTCGTGCGGCGCAAGGAGCTGCGTCGCGGTGAGCTGCTCGAGGTTCGGGTGCACCCCGACGACCTCGGCCGGGTCATCGGCCGCTCCGGCCGGACGGCCAGCGCGCTGCGCACCGTCCTCGGCGCCCTCGCCGGTGGTCACCCCGTGCGGATCGACATCGTCGACACCGACCGGGTCTGA
- a CDS encoding CehA/McbA family metallohydrolase: protein MTTEENRTRSPLARRDLLRAGGAVAGVAGLQLLAPVAFAGAAGAKSPDAPRAPETRTVTGTFPPGVDDFWYLPVDVPRGVRQIDVSYTYDKPTVPAGVRGNACDLGVFGPGSLAAGNEKAFRGWSGGFRTSFSINATEATPGYLAGPVTAGRWHVVLGPYTVAPQGMHWSVTITLTYGADGPAFRPDPAPTHAPAKERGTAWYRGDCHLHTVHSDGRRTPDQLVADARAAGLDFITSTEHNTPSAQLVWGGYATDDLLILNGEEVTTRSGHWPAIGLPAGTWVDWRYRSSEPAAFRRFVDEVHAKGGLVTAAHPFAACFGCAFEYDYEPVDLVEVWNGPWDAGDDATVLAWHSMLRTGTRIPAIGDSDAHNPDQVVGLPQTVVLASALERGALLRGLAAGRSWLAESSAVDLTLTASTLGRSVTMGGTLKPGAGADVVVELAVSGVPGTTTTIIDQTGPVASGAVDSSGRGTLTWTTRSRYSTFVRAEVRRAPTVGAAGAMVAMTNPIYVEVAGS from the coding sequence GTGACCACCGAGGAGAACCGCACCCGATCCCCGCTCGCCCGCCGGGACCTGCTGCGCGCCGGAGGCGCCGTCGCCGGCGTCGCCGGGCTGCAGCTGCTGGCGCCCGTGGCCTTCGCCGGGGCGGCCGGCGCGAAGTCGCCCGACGCGCCACGCGCCCCTGAGACGCGGACGGTGACCGGGACCTTCCCACCCGGCGTCGACGACTTCTGGTACCTGCCCGTCGACGTGCCGCGGGGGGTGCGTCAGATCGACGTCTCCTACACCTACGACAAGCCGACGGTGCCCGCCGGGGTGCGCGGGAACGCCTGCGACCTCGGCGTGTTCGGGCCGGGGAGCCTGGCGGCCGGGAACGAGAAGGCCTTCCGCGGCTGGTCCGGCGGCTTCCGGACGTCGTTCTCCATCAACGCGACCGAGGCGACGCCGGGCTACCTCGCGGGGCCGGTGACCGCGGGACGCTGGCACGTCGTCCTCGGGCCGTACACCGTCGCGCCGCAGGGGATGCACTGGTCGGTGACGATCACGCTGACGTACGGCGCCGACGGCCCCGCGTTCCGCCCGGACCCGGCACCGACCCACGCACCGGCCAAGGAGCGGGGGACGGCGTGGTACCGCGGCGACTGCCACCTGCACACGGTGCACTCCGACGGCAGGCGCACCCCGGACCAGCTCGTCGCCGACGCCCGCGCCGCGGGCCTGGACTTCATCACCTCGACCGAGCACAACACCCCGAGCGCCCAGCTCGTCTGGGGTGGCTACGCGACCGACGACCTGCTGATCCTCAACGGCGAGGAGGTGACGACACGGTCCGGGCACTGGCCGGCGATCGGGTTGCCGGCCGGGACCTGGGTCGACTGGCGCTATCGCTCGAGCGAGCCCGCCGCGTTCCGCCGGTTCGTCGACGAGGTGCACGCGAAGGGCGGGCTGGTCACGGCGGCGCACCCGTTCGCGGCGTGCTTCGGCTGCGCGTTCGAGTACGACTACGAGCCGGTCGACCTCGTCGAGGTCTGGAACGGGCCGTGGGACGCCGGCGACGACGCCACCGTCCTCGCGTGGCACTCGATGCTGCGCACTGGCACCCGGATCCCGGCGATCGGCGACTCCGACGCGCACAACCCCGACCAGGTCGTCGGCCTCCCGCAGACCGTCGTCCTCGCGAGCGCCCTCGAGCGCGGGGCACTGCTGCGGGGCCTGGCCGCCGGGCGGTCCTGGCTCGCGGAGTCCTCCGCGGTCGACCTCACCCTCACCGCCTCGACCCTCGGGCGGTCGGTGACGATGGGCGGCACGCTGAAGCCCGGTGCGGGGGCCGACGTCGTCGTCGAGCTCGCCGTCTCCGGGGTGCCCGGCACGACGACGACGATCATCGACCAGACCGGTCCGGTGGCGTCCGGCGCGGTCGACTCCTCCGGCCGCGGCACCCTGACGTGGACGACCCGCAGCCGCTACTCGACCTTCGTGCGTGCCGAGGTGCGCCGGGCCCCCACCGTCGGTGCCGCGGGCGCGATGGTCGCGATGACGAACCCGATCTACGTGGAGGTCGCCGGCTCCTGA
- the rpsP gene encoding 30S ribosomal protein S16 translates to MAVKIRLKRMGKIRAPFYRVVVMDSRTKRDGRAIEEIGKYHPTEEPSVIEIDSARAQHWLTQGAQPTEAVARLLEITGDWQKFKGLDGAEGTLKVAAPKKSKRELYDAAVAAAGGSTSFAPKDADAPRKKAAKKAEPEAPSADAATEAPAEQAAAAETAEA, encoded by the coding sequence GTGGCCGTCAAGATCCGTCTGAAGCGCATGGGCAAGATCCGTGCCCCGTTCTACCGCGTCGTCGTCATGGACTCGCGCACCAAGCGCGATGGCCGGGCCATCGAGGAGATCGGCAAGTACCACCCGACCGAGGAGCCCTCGGTCATCGAGATCGACTCCGCGCGGGCCCAGCACTGGCTGACCCAGGGCGCCCAGCCGACCGAGGCCGTCGCCCGCCTGCTCGAGATCACCGGCGACTGGCAGAAGTTCAAGGGCCTCGACGGCGCCGAGGGCACCCTCAAGGTGGCCGCGCCGAAGAAGTCCAAGCGCGAGCTGTACGACGCCGCCGTCGCCGCCGCGGGTGGCAGCACCTCCTTCGCCCCGAAGGACGCCGACGCCCCGCGCAAGAAGGCCGCCAAGAAGGCCGAGCCCGAGGCCCCGTCGGCTGACGCGGCGACCGAGGCCCCCGCCGAGCAGGCCGCCGCCGCCGAGACCGCCGAGGCCTGA
- the lepB gene encoding signal peptidase I: MGRSSGRRRLPYVALVVLLVLLVARAAVLPAFVVPSGSMEPTLQPGDRVLVLRLPGGAGAGLHRGDVVVFDGRRAFLDQPDGTPLQRLGREVASFLGVGAGTDYVKRVVGLPGDRVRCCDSAGRLVVDGVPVDEPYLFPGDRPSEVGFDVAVPPGRVWVMGDHRRVSTDSRGYLGAPGGGLVPLDDVVGQVVVRYWPPGRAGTTGGPGPLSDVPAR, from the coding sequence GTGGGCCGCAGCAGCGGCCGCCGTCGGCTCCCGTACGTCGCCCTCGTGGTGCTCCTCGTGCTGCTCGTCGCCCGGGCGGCCGTGCTGCCGGCCTTCGTCGTCCCCTCCGGGTCGATGGAGCCGACCCTGCAGCCCGGTGACCGGGTGCTCGTGCTCCGGCTGCCCGGGGGCGCCGGGGCCGGGCTGCACCGCGGCGACGTCGTCGTGTTCGACGGGCGCCGCGCGTTCCTCGACCAGCCGGACGGCACGCCGCTGCAGCGGCTCGGCCGCGAGGTCGCGTCCTTCCTCGGCGTCGGCGCGGGGACCGACTACGTCAAGCGCGTCGTCGGCCTGCCGGGCGACCGGGTGCGCTGCTGCGACAGCGCCGGCCGGCTGGTGGTCGACGGCGTGCCCGTCGACGAGCCGTACCTGTTCCCGGGGGACCGGCCGAGCGAGGTGGGCTTCGACGTCGCCGTACCGCCGGGGCGGGTGTGGGTGATGGGCGACCACCGGCGCGTCTCGACCGACTCGCGCGGCTACCTCGGCGCGCCCGGCGGCGGCCTGGTGCCCCTCGATGACGTGGTGGGCCAGGTCGTGGTGCGATACTGGCCGCCCGGTCGGGCCGGAACCACCGGTGGACCCGGTCCGTTGTCCGACGTCCCCGCCCGCTGA
- the trmD gene encoding tRNA (guanosine(37)-N1)-methyltransferase TrmD, producing MSAALRVDVLTIFPEYLAPLGLSLIGRAREQGLLDVRVHDLREHAHDRHRTVDDTPYGGGAGMVMKPEPWGEALDALLASAGTPGSVPHLLVPTPSGRPFTQALARELATEPWLAVACGRYEGIDERVLEEAASRMPVTLVSLGDYVLNGGEVAALAMTEAVARLVPGVVGNAESLVEESHEDGLLEYPVYTKPPVWREREVPAVLRSGDHGAVARWRHQQRLERTAVRRPDLLHASAALPVLTGADGLEEVAGLEVSVGTAADAGELLVLQRACWLPEGRLAGDFDIPPMRESLEDVVAGLTGADGARWTTWVLRAGGRLIGSVRGRLADDDPTTWETGRLMAAADLQGRGLGRALLDLSERAAPASVRRFWINTGVRSESNLRRYKRAGYRQVPGPGRYPGTVDLTKRR from the coding sequence GTGAGCGCCGCCCTGCGCGTCGACGTCCTGACGATCTTCCCCGAGTACCTCGCGCCGCTCGGCCTGTCGCTCATCGGCAGGGCGCGCGAGCAGGGGCTGCTCGACGTGCGCGTCCACGACCTGCGCGAGCACGCCCACGACCGGCACCGGACGGTCGACGACACGCCGTACGGCGGCGGGGCCGGCATGGTCATGAAGCCGGAGCCGTGGGGCGAGGCCCTCGACGCCCTGCTCGCGTCCGCCGGGACGCCGGGCAGCGTCCCGCACCTGCTCGTCCCCACCCCGTCCGGTCGCCCCTTCACCCAGGCCCTCGCGCGCGAGCTGGCGACCGAGCCGTGGCTCGCCGTCGCCTGCGGACGCTACGAGGGCATCGACGAGCGGGTTCTGGAGGAGGCCGCGTCCCGGATGCCGGTCACCCTCGTCTCGCTCGGCGACTACGTCCTCAACGGCGGCGAGGTCGCCGCCCTCGCGATGACCGAGGCCGTCGCCCGGCTCGTGCCCGGCGTCGTCGGCAACGCCGAGAGCCTCGTCGAGGAGTCGCACGAGGACGGGCTGCTCGAGTACCCCGTCTACACGAAGCCGCCCGTGTGGCGCGAGCGCGAGGTGCCGGCCGTCCTGCGCTCCGGCGACCACGGGGCCGTCGCGCGGTGGCGCCACCAGCAGCGGCTCGAGCGGACCGCCGTACGGCGCCCCGACCTCCTCCACGCGTCCGCCGCCCTCCCCGTCCTCACCGGCGCGGACGGGCTCGAGGAGGTCGCGGGGCTGGAGGTCTCCGTCGGCACCGCCGCCGACGCGGGGGAGCTGCTCGTGCTCCAGCGCGCCTGCTGGCTGCCCGAGGGCCGGCTGGCGGGGGACTTCGACATCCCGCCGATGCGCGAGTCCCTCGAGGACGTCGTCGCCGGGCTGACCGGCGCCGACGGCGCCCGCTGGACGACGTGGGTGCTGCGCGCCGGCGGCCGGCTGATCGGGTCGGTGCGCGGCCGCCTCGCCGACGACGACCCCACGACCTGGGAGACCGGCCGGCTCATGGCCGCCGCCGACCTGCAGGGTCGCGGTCTCGGCCGGGCGCTGCTCGACCTGTCCGAGCGCGCGGCGCCCGCCTCGGTGCGCCGGTTCTGGATCAACACCGGGGTGCGCTCGGAGTCGAACCTGCGCCGCTACAAGCGCGCCGGGTACCGCCAGGTCCCCGGGCCCGGGCGCTACCCCGGCACGGTCGACCTCACCAAGCGGCGCTGA
- the rimM gene encoding ribosome maturation factor RimM (Essential for efficient processing of 16S rRNA), with protein sequence MDTQLVVARIGKPHALRGEVTVQLHTDDPESRFVPGATFPTQAAAGSGVPRELTLRSARLHQGTWLLAFEEVPDRTGAEGLRGTRLLADAAPAGAGDDADDAGESEEGFYEDELVGLDVLDPAGARLGRVSGLEVGVAQDLLRVTLEGGDRDGAEVLVPFVRAIVPSVDLAARRVVVDAPPGLLELEA encoded by the coding sequence GTGGACACCCAGCTCGTCGTCGCACGGATCGGCAAGCCGCACGCGCTGCGGGGAGAGGTGACCGTGCAGCTGCACACCGACGACCCGGAGAGCCGGTTCGTGCCCGGCGCGACCTTCCCGACCCAGGCCGCGGCCGGCAGCGGCGTGCCGCGTGAGCTGACGCTGCGCTCGGCCCGCCTGCACCAGGGCACCTGGCTGCTCGCCTTCGAGGAGGTGCCGGACCGCACCGGCGCCGAGGGGCTGCGCGGCACCCGCCTGCTCGCCGACGCCGCGCCCGCCGGAGCGGGCGACGACGCCGACGACGCGGGGGAGTCCGAGGAGGGTTTCTACGAGGACGAGCTCGTCGGGCTCGACGTGCTCGACCCCGCCGGCGCCCGGCTCGGCCGGGTCAGCGGCCTCGAGGTCGGCGTCGCCCAGGACCTGCTGCGGGTCACCCTCGAGGGCGGCGACCGCGACGGCGCCGAGGTCCTCGTGCCGTTCGTGCGCGCCATCGTCCCGAGCGTCGACCTCGCCGCTCGCCGCGTCGTCGTCGACGCCCCGCCCGGCCTGCTGGAGCTCGAGGCGTGA